A stretch of DNA from Anopheles ziemanni chromosome 3, idAnoZiCoDA_A2_x.2, whole genome shotgun sequence:
TTCTCCTTCTGGGTCTTGTACTTGATGAAGTAGACCTCCGGCTTGCTGGGCTTGGTCGGGGGCGGCGTCGGGATGACGATGTCCTCCGGCTCTTCCGGCTTCTTGTGCAGCACGTAGACGAGCGTCTTCTCTTCGTTCTGCGGCTGCACCGGGATGATCGGTGCCTTCGGGGCCGGCGGGCTCGGCGCcttgatgaagatgatcttGTAGTGCTTCTGGGCCGGCGCGACCGGGCTCACTCGCGGGTAGTAGACCTCCTCCTTCTCCGGTGGCGGCACGTGCACGTAGATGTGCTTCTGCACGACCTGCTGGGCCGGGCTGTAGTTGtaaccaccgccgccacccgAGTTGCTACCTGCTGGCGAGAACGGAAAGGGGCTTAGTTT
This window harbors:
- the LOC131289769 gene encoding probable cell-surface antigen I/II, with the translated sequence MKVFVVLSVVLAYAAARPEAGFSSYSSAPSFTSIGDFGGPYSGSNSGGGGGYNYSPAQQVVQKHIYVHVPPPEKEEVYYPRVSPVAPAQKHYKIIFIKAPSPPAPKAPIIPVQPQNEEKTLVYVLHKKPEEPEDIVIPTPPPTKPSKPEVYFIKYKTQKEKQSQPKPEYGPPGQSGPY